A window of the Scylla paramamosain isolate STU-SP2022 chromosome 34, ASM3559412v1, whole genome shotgun sequence genome harbors these coding sequences:
- the LOC135090105 gene encoding uncharacterized protein LOC135090105 gives MPVYKGVLSLEDEGPDTPTVHLFDYSSEGDTDTKSNYRKQLIAVESCIYLGRRNLAAIKSQSRGENTKPSSQSANGIEENTENSTNENTRGKEEIKLEEEERKGEEGVKDGEVNGKETKEGKVYLKEGKEFQGYILKCPNGPYDYAMKVWDTGRAAPPEVGYPREGEEVEAVVVDRAEDLLTVACGPNIAFARRKTFLCNGVDPDDLSLPFARLKVSLRRLQEREALVPAAGWEATPTQVVVPPYDIY, from the exons atgccTGTTTACAAGGGCGTGTTATCCCTAGAAGACGAAGGGCCTGACACTCCTACTGTCCACCTCTTTGACTACAGCTCTGAGGGCGACACCGATAccaa GTCTAACTACCGCAAACAACTAATTGCCGTGGAGTCTTGCATCTACCTGGGCCGCCGCAACCTGGCAGCAATTAAGAGCCAATCACGGGGCGAGAATACCAAGCCCAGCAGCCAATCAGCGAACGGCATCGAGGAGAACACGGAAAACTCCACCAATGAAAATAcgcgaggaaaggaggagataaaactggaggaggaagagagaaagggggaggaaggagtgaaggatggagaagtaaatgggaaggaaacgaaggaggggaaggtttatctgaaggaggggaaggagtttCAAGGTTACATCCTCAAGTGTCCTAACGGCCCTTACGACTACGCCATGAAGGTCTGGGACACCGGCAGG GCGGCGCCCCCCGAGGTAGGGTACCcgcgggagggggaggaggtggaggcggtggtggtggacagggCGGAAGACCTACTAACGGTGGCGTGTGGTCCCAACATTGCCTTCGCCAGGAGAAAGACCTTCCTATgcaacg GTGTTGATCCAGATGACCTGTCGCTGCCCTTCGCCCGCCTGAAGGTGTCGCTGCGTCGCCTGCAGGAGCGCGAGGCCCTGGTGCCTGCCGCGGGGTGGGAGGCCACGCCCACGCAGGTGGTGGTGCCGCCCTACGATATATACTGA